The Streptomyces phaeolivaceus genome has a window encoding:
- the ltrA gene encoding group II intron reverse transcriptase/maturase has translation MHDPATLMMAFERVAGNKGAKTPGVDGLTVVNIEQEIGPYGFLEDLRRILRTGEFRPLPVRERKIPKPGGSGKVRKLGIPTVTDRVVQAALKLVLEPIFEADFKPVSYGFRPLRRAHDAIAEIHFYGTHGHRWVLDADIEACFDSIDHTALMDRVRARVKDKRVLLLVKAFLKAGVLTESAVRETSYTGTPQGGILSPLLANIALSALDEHLTGPWEPGREMSTGQRRMRRRRKGLPNWRIVRYADDFVVLVDSGRDDTEALREGITDALRPLGLRLSEAKTQVVHMSEGFDFLGFRIQWRRKRGSDKWYVYTYIADRPIRQLKDKIRALTNRKSQQDPRDVLRRLNQIMRGWANYFKHAVAKVTLRTLQRFVWHRVINWWIRLHRWRWKDVRRRLTDHNGRWQRPSAGGIELFDLQTVTVTRYRYRGNTIPTPWALPNHA, from the coding sequence GTGCACGACCCGGCGACGCTGATGATGGCGTTCGAACGGGTCGCGGGTAACAAAGGGGCCAAAACACCCGGAGTTGACGGCCTGACGGTCGTCAACATCGAGCAGGAGATTGGCCCTTATGGGTTCCTGGAGGACCTGCGCCGCATACTCCGGACGGGTGAGTTCCGCCCGCTGCCGGTACGCGAACGTAAGATCCCCAAGCCCGGTGGGAGCGGGAAGGTGCGCAAGCTCGGCATCCCGACCGTGACCGACCGGGTGGTCCAGGCGGCCCTGAAGCTGGTGCTGGAGCCGATCTTCGAGGCCGACTTCAAGCCGGTCTCCTACGGCTTCCGGCCCCTGCGGCGGGCACACGACGCGATCGCCGAGATCCACTTCTACGGCACCCACGGCCACCGCTGGGTCCTGGACGCGGACATCGAGGCGTGCTTCGACTCGATCGACCACACGGCCCTGATGGACCGGGTGCGAGCGCGGGTGAAGGACAAGCGCGTGCTGCTGCTGGTGAAGGCGTTCCTCAAGGCCGGCGTGCTCACCGAGTCCGCCGTCCGCGAGACCTCCTATACCGGCACCCCGCAGGGCGGCATCCTCTCCCCGCTCCTGGCGAACATCGCCCTGTCGGCGCTCGACGAGCACCTGACCGGGCCGTGGGAGCCGGGGCGGGAGATGTCGACCGGCCAGAGGCGCATGAGGCGCCGTCGCAAAGGTCTGCCGAACTGGCGGATCGTCCGCTACGCGGACGACTTCGTCGTCCTGGTGGACTCCGGCCGCGACGACACCGAAGCGCTGCGCGAGGGCATCACCGACGCGCTGCGACCGCTCGGGCTCCGCCTCTCCGAGGCCAAGACCCAGGTGGTGCACATGTCGGAAGGGTTCGACTTCCTTGGGTTCCGCATCCAGTGGCGCCGCAAGCGGGGATCGGACAAGTGGTACGTCTACACCTACATCGCTGACCGGCCCATCCGGCAGCTGAAGGACAAGATCCGTGCCCTGACGAACAGAAAGTCGCAGCAGGACCCGAGGGACGTGCTGAGAAGGCTCAACCAGATCATGCGCGGCTGGGCCAACTACTTCAAGCACGCGGTCGCGAAAGTCACCCTGAGAACCCTCCAGCGTTTCGTCTGGCACCGGGTGATCAACTGGTGGATCCGGCTGCACCGCTGGAGGTGGAAGGACGTCCGCCGACGCCTCACCGACCACAACGGCCGGTGGCAAAGACCGTCGGCGGGCGGGATCGAGTTGTTCGACCTGCAAACGGTGACGGTCACCCGTTACCGCTACCGGGGCAACACGATCCCCACCCCCTGGGCCCTGCCCAACCACGCCTGA
- a CDS encoding MDR family MFS transporter yields MTDDNGRDTDRTGHGIDDGGHGTDGADQGADDTDAPAGRTPPPGPRGHGVPTPEGVPGGVMVSIGALLLGMLLAALDQTIVSTALPTIVSDLGGLEHLSWVVTAYMLAATAATPLWGKLGDQFGRKKLFQTAIVIFLIGSALCGAAQNMPQLIGFRALQGLGGGGLMVLSMAIVGDLVPPRERGRYQGLFGAVFGATSVLGPLLGGLFTEHLSWRWVFYVNLPVGAVALLVIAAVLRIPRKAERHVIDYLGTFLIASVATCLVLVASLGGTTWEWNSPQIIGLSVLAVLLVAVFVAVERRAAEPVLPLKLFRVRTFTLSAVISFVVGFAMFGAMTYLPTFLQVVHGVSPTMSGVHMLPMVFGLLLASTVSGQLVSRTGRWKVFPVAGTGVTTLGLLLLHQLDADSSTGEMSAYLFVFGLGLGLVMQVLVLVVQNAVSYEDLGVATSGATFFRSIGASFGVAVFGTVFAGHLGDKLGDALDGARLPAGVSVDGLKSDPREIAELPATLRPSVLDAYASSITDVFLYAAPVALLGFVLAWFLREDRLRASVTAPDATETLASNPVERSSYDEVCRALSVLGSREGRREIYRKITARAGYDLLPAASWLLLRIRRYGWAEPAVLAERSTVPLDIVMAATRQVEERGLARRDGIDLVLTEAGHRAADRLAQAREDSLAELLGDWWGPDRPTDLVRLVGELNAELCGSDAERPHAEGAITRRPMTPPPSDPPPAPPTAPTSTPASS; encoded by the coding sequence ATGACCGACGACAACGGCCGCGACACCGACCGCACCGGCCACGGCATCGACGACGGCGGCCACGGCACCGACGGTGCCGACCAGGGCGCGGACGACACCGACGCGCCCGCCGGGCGTACGCCCCCGCCCGGACCCCGTGGCCACGGCGTTCCGACCCCGGAGGGGGTGCCCGGCGGGGTGATGGTCTCCATCGGGGCCCTGCTGCTGGGGATGCTGCTGGCGGCGCTCGACCAGACGATCGTGTCGACGGCGCTGCCGACGATCGTCAGCGACCTCGGTGGGCTGGAGCATCTGTCGTGGGTGGTCACGGCGTACATGCTGGCCGCGACGGCGGCGACCCCGCTGTGGGGCAAACTCGGCGACCAGTTCGGCCGCAAGAAGCTGTTCCAGACGGCGATCGTGATTTTTCTCATCGGGTCGGCGTTGTGCGGAGCGGCGCAGAACATGCCCCAGTTGATCGGCTTTCGGGCGCTTCAGGGCCTCGGCGGCGGCGGGTTGATGGTGCTGTCGATGGCGATCGTCGGCGATCTCGTGCCGCCGCGCGAACGCGGACGCTACCAAGGGCTGTTCGGCGCCGTCTTCGGTGCGACGAGCGTGCTCGGGCCGCTGCTCGGCGGACTGTTCACCGAGCATCTGAGCTGGCGTTGGGTGTTCTACGTCAACCTGCCCGTCGGCGCGGTCGCGTTGCTCGTCATCGCCGCCGTGCTGCGCATCCCGCGCAAGGCCGAGCGGCATGTCATCGACTACCTCGGCACCTTCCTCATCGCCTCCGTGGCCACCTGTCTGGTCCTGGTCGCCTCCCTCGGCGGCACCACCTGGGAGTGGAACTCACCGCAGATCATCGGCCTCTCCGTACTGGCCGTGCTGCTCGTCGCCGTCTTCGTGGCCGTCGAGCGGCGGGCCGCCGAACCCGTCCTGCCGCTCAAGCTGTTCCGGGTCCGCACCTTCACCCTCTCCGCCGTGATCAGCTTCGTCGTCGGCTTCGCGATGTTCGGCGCGATGACGTATCTGCCGACGTTCCTCCAGGTCGTGCACGGGGTCTCGCCGACCATGTCCGGTGTGCACATGCTGCCGATGGTGTTCGGGCTGCTGCTGGCCTCGACGGTCTCCGGCCAGCTCGTCAGCCGTACCGGCCGCTGGAAGGTGTTCCCCGTCGCGGGCACGGGCGTCACCACGCTGGGCCTGCTGCTTCTGCACCAGCTCGACGCGGACAGCTCCACCGGTGAGATGAGCGCGTACCTCTTCGTCTTCGGACTCGGGCTAGGGCTCGTCATGCAGGTCCTCGTCCTCGTCGTGCAGAACGCCGTCTCCTACGAGGACCTCGGCGTCGCCACCTCCGGCGCGACCTTCTTCCGGTCCATCGGCGCCTCGTTCGGCGTCGCCGTCTTCGGCACGGTCTTCGCCGGGCACCTCGGCGACAAGCTCGGCGACGCCCTCGACGGGGCCCGGCTCCCGGCCGGCGTCAGCGTGGACGGGCTGAAGTCCGACCCGCGCGAGATCGCCGAACTCCCCGCCACGCTGCGCCCGTCCGTCCTCGACGCGTACGCCTCCTCCATCACCGACGTCTTCCTCTACGCCGCCCCGGTCGCCCTCCTCGGCTTCGTCCTCGCCTGGTTCCTGCGCGAGGACCGGCTGCGGGCCTCCGTCACGGCACCCGACGCCACCGAGACGCTCGCCAGCAACCCCGTCGAGCGGTCGTCGTACGACGAGGTGTGCCGGGCGCTGTCGGTGCTCGGGTCCCGGGAGGGGCGCCGCGAGATCTACCGGAAGATCACCGCGCGGGCCGGCTACGACCTGCTGCCCGCCGCGAGCTGGCTGCTGCTGCGGATCCGGCGGTACGGCTGGGCCGAACCCGCCGTGCTGGCCGAGCGCAGTACCGTCCCGCTCGACATCGTCATGGCGGCGACCCGGCAGGTCGAGGAGCGCGGCCTCGCCCGCCGCGACGGCATCGACCTCGTCCTCACCGAGGCCGGCCACCGGGCCGCCGACCGGCTCGCCCAGGCCCGCGAGGACTCCCTCGCCGAACTCCTCGGCGACTGGTGGGGCCCCGACCGCCCCACCGATCTCGTCCGGCTCGTCGGTGAACTCAACGCCGAGCTGTGCGGCTCGGACGCGGAACGCCCGCACGCCGAGGGCGCGATCACCCGACGGCCGATGACCCCGCCGCCGTCCGACCCGCCGCCCGCACCTCCTACGGCTCCCACGTCCACGCCAGCTTCTTCGTGA
- a CDS encoding GNAT family N-acetyltransferase, with translation MTTVWSVTAEPHDSPVAAALWRAYYTEVSDRWYLLHEGHVTEPDELEREVTADTGEYLAPPGGVLLVARYGGEPLGTAGVRLLDATTAELKRVFLLKEARGRGGAAPLVTAAEDTARALGAGRIVLDTRDDLVEARALYARLGYEETAPHNDAAYADHWFTKKLAWTWEP, from the coding sequence ATGACGACTGTCTGGTCCGTGACCGCCGAGCCCCATGACTCCCCCGTCGCCGCCGCGCTCTGGCGGGCGTACTACACGGAGGTCAGCGACCGCTGGTATCTGCTGCACGAGGGGCATGTCACGGAACCGGACGAGCTGGAGCGGGAGGTCACGGCGGACACCGGGGAGTATCTGGCGCCGCCCGGTGGGGTGTTGCTGGTGGCACGGTACGGGGGCGAGCCGCTCGGTACGGCGGGGGTGCGGCTGCTGGACGCCACGACGGCCGAGCTGAAGCGGGTGTTCCTGCTGAAGGAGGCCCGGGGCAGGGGCGGTGCCGCGCCGCTCGTGACGGCCGCCGAGGACACGGCCCGCGCGCTCGGCGCCGGGCGGATCGTCCTCGACACCCGGGACGATTTGGTCGAGGCCCGCGCGCTGTACGCCCGCCTCGGCTACGAGGAGACCGCCCCGCACAACGACGCCGCGTACGCGGACCACTGGTTCACGAAGAAGCTGGCGTGGACGTGGGAGCCGTAG